From a single Arachis hypogaea cultivar Tifrunner chromosome 3, arahy.Tifrunner.gnm2.J5K5, whole genome shotgun sequence genomic region:
- the LOC112780882 gene encoding carbamoyl phosphate synthase small chain, chloroplastic-like, with protein MGIYDVDTSAIIRRFQEDGSLIGVLSTDNSKTDEHLLKMSQFWDIVGIDLISGVSCKTPHDWVDKTQQEWEFNPKVSQETFHVVAYDFGIKQNILR; from the exons ATGGGAATtt ATGATGTTGATACAAGTGCAATCATCCGCAGATTTCAGGAAGATGGCAGTCTTATTGGTGTCTTGAGCACTGACAATTCCAAAACTGATGAACATCTACTTAAGATGTCTCAATTTTGGGACATTGTTG GTATTGATCTTATAAGCGGTGTATCATGCAAAACTCCACATGACTGGGTTGATAAGACACAGCAAGAATGGGAATTTAATCCTAAAGTGTCTCAGGAGACTTTTCAT GTTGTTGCCTATGATTTTGGAATAAAGCAAAATATACTCAGATGA
- the LOC112791149 gene encoding uncharacterized WD repeat-containing protein C17D11.16 isoform X2 gives MDDAGGAVDEVVRALNVADALGKADKLDDIALGLKELDMERYDDEDEGVEVFSSGIGDLYYPSNDLDPYMDPYIKDKNDDDDSEELEDMIINPTDSVIVCARTEDDLSLLEVHILEDAGTSEMNMYVHHDIIIPAFPLSTAWLDCLQGREKGNFLAVGSMEPSIEIWDLDVIDAVQPCMVLGGISEKKKKGKKKSIKYKDDSHTDSVLGLAWNKKIRNVLASASADKRVKIWDVATGKCESTMEHHSDKVQAVAWNHHEPKILLSGSFDHTVILRDGRMPSHPGYKWSVTADVESLAWDPHTNHDFVASLEDGTVKCFDVRTAMSESTSDLSSTFTLHAHDKAVTSVSYNVSAPNLLATGSMDKTVKLWDLSNNQPSVVASKNSNAGAVFSISFSEDNPFVLAIGGSEGKLQVWDTLSESAVSRRYENYNKNRTRS, from the exons ATGGATGATGCCGGTGGTGCCGTTGATGAAGTTGTGCGAGCACTCAATGTTGCTGATGCTCTCGGGAAGGCTGATAAATTGGACGATATTGCCCTCGGTTTGAAGGAGCTTGACATGGAACGTTacgatgatgaagatgaag GAGTTGAGGTATTTAGTTCCGGGATTGGTGATCTTTATTATCCAAGTAACGACCTGGATCCTTATATGGATCCTTATATCAAAGATAAGAAC GATGATGATGACTCTGAGGAACTCGAAGACATGATTATTAATCCAACTGATTCCGTCATTGTTTGTGCTCGTACTGAGGATGATCTCAGTCTTCTCGAG GTTCATATACTTGAGGACGCCGGTACTAGTGAGATGAACATGTATGTCCATCATGATATCATAATTCCTGCATTTCCACTATCCACAGCGTGGCTTGACTGCCTTCAAGGAAGAGAGAAAG GAAACTTCTTAGCTGTTGGTTCAATGGAACCGTCAATAGAAATTTGGGACCTTGATGTT ATTGATGCAGTGCAGCCATGCATGGTTTTAGGTGGCAtttcagagaaaaagaagaaggggaagaag AAATCAATCAAATACAAAGATGACAGTCACACTGACTCTGTACTTGGTCTTGCCTGGAACAAAAAGATCAG GAATGTACTTGCTAGTGCCAGTGCTGACAAGCGAGTCAAGATTTGGGATGTGGCTACTGGGAAGTGTGAGAGTACAATGGAGCATCACTCAGACAAG GTTCAAGCAGTTGCTTGGAATCATCATGAACCAAAAATTCTTCTTAGTGGTTCATTTGATCATACTGTGATCCTG AGGGATGGAAGGATGCCATCCCATCCTGGTTATAAGTGGTCAGTCACAGCTGATGTCGAGAGCTTGGCCTGGGATCCACACACTAACCACGATTTTGTG GCGAGTCTCGAGGATGGTACTGTCAAGTGTTTTGATGTTCGGACCGCAATGTCTGAATCCACATCTGATCTAAGTTCTACATTTACTCTTCATGCACATGACAAAGCTGTTACCTCAGTATCCTATAATGTGTCAGCACCTAAT CTACTTGCTACTGGATCGATGGACAAAACG GTAAAGCTTTGGGATTTATCGAACAACCAACCATCTGTTGTGGCATCTAAAAACTCCAATGCT GGAGCTGTATTTTCTATTTCGTTTTCAGAGGACAACCCCTTTGTGTTGGCTATAGGAGGCTCAGAGGGAAAATTGCAA GTTTGGGACACTTTATCTGAGTCTGCTGTCTCTCGGCGTTATGAAAATTACAACAAGAATAGAACTCGGTCGTGA
- the LOC112791149 gene encoding uncharacterized WD repeat-containing protein C17D11.16 isoform X1 — protein MISAISWIPIGASKAEPTIAEPPSKEEIQDIITTAAASTADSENEEEAGDERMDDAGGAVDEVVRALNVADALGKADKLDDIALGLKELDMERYDDEDEGVEVFSSGIGDLYYPSNDLDPYMDPYIKDKNDDDDSEELEDMIINPTDSVIVCARTEDDLSLLEVHILEDAGTSEMNMYVHHDIIIPAFPLSTAWLDCLQGREKGNFLAVGSMEPSIEIWDLDVIDAVQPCMVLGGISEKKKKGKKKSIKYKDDSHTDSVLGLAWNKKIRNVLASASADKRVKIWDVATGKCESTMEHHSDKVQAVAWNHHEPKILLSGSFDHTVILRDGRMPSHPGYKWSVTADVESLAWDPHTNHDFVASLEDGTVKCFDVRTAMSESTSDLSSTFTLHAHDKAVTSVSYNVSAPNLLATGSMDKTVKLWDLSNNQPSVVASKNSNAGAVFSISFSEDNPFVLAIGGSEGKLQVWDTLSESAVSRRYENYNKNRTRS, from the exons ATGATTTCAGCTATTTCGTGGATACCGATAGGTGCTTCGAAGGCGGAACCCACAATAGCTGAACCTCCTtccaaggaagaaattcaagatATAATCACCACCGCCGCCGCCag TACAGCAGAcagtgaaaatgaggaagaagcaGGGGATGAACGCATGGATGATGCCGGTGGTGCCGTTGATGAAGTTGTGCGAGCACTCAATGTTGCTGATGCTCTCGGGAAGGCTGATAAATTGGACGATATTGCCCTCGGTTTGAAGGAGCTTGACATGGAACGTTacgatgatgaagatgaag GAGTTGAGGTATTTAGTTCCGGGATTGGTGATCTTTATTATCCAAGTAACGACCTGGATCCTTATATGGATCCTTATATCAAAGATAAGAAC GATGATGATGACTCTGAGGAACTCGAAGACATGATTATTAATCCAACTGATTCCGTCATTGTTTGTGCTCGTACTGAGGATGATCTCAGTCTTCTCGAG GTTCATATACTTGAGGACGCCGGTACTAGTGAGATGAACATGTATGTCCATCATGATATCATAATTCCTGCATTTCCACTATCCACAGCGTGGCTTGACTGCCTTCAAGGAAGAGAGAAAG GAAACTTCTTAGCTGTTGGTTCAATGGAACCGTCAATAGAAATTTGGGACCTTGATGTT ATTGATGCAGTGCAGCCATGCATGGTTTTAGGTGGCAtttcagagaaaaagaagaaggggaagaag AAATCAATCAAATACAAAGATGACAGTCACACTGACTCTGTACTTGGTCTTGCCTGGAACAAAAAGATCAG GAATGTACTTGCTAGTGCCAGTGCTGACAAGCGAGTCAAGATTTGGGATGTGGCTACTGGGAAGTGTGAGAGTACAATGGAGCATCACTCAGACAAG GTTCAAGCAGTTGCTTGGAATCATCATGAACCAAAAATTCTTCTTAGTGGTTCATTTGATCATACTGTGATCCTG AGGGATGGAAGGATGCCATCCCATCCTGGTTATAAGTGGTCAGTCACAGCTGATGTCGAGAGCTTGGCCTGGGATCCACACACTAACCACGATTTTGTG GCGAGTCTCGAGGATGGTACTGTCAAGTGTTTTGATGTTCGGACCGCAATGTCTGAATCCACATCTGATCTAAGTTCTACATTTACTCTTCATGCACATGACAAAGCTGTTACCTCAGTATCCTATAATGTGTCAGCACCTAAT CTACTTGCTACTGGATCGATGGACAAAACG GTAAAGCTTTGGGATTTATCGAACAACCAACCATCTGTTGTGGCATCTAAAAACTCCAATGCT GGAGCTGTATTTTCTATTTCGTTTTCAGAGGACAACCCCTTTGTGTTGGCTATAGGAGGCTCAGAGGGAAAATTGCAA GTTTGGGACACTTTATCTGAGTCTGCTGTCTCTCGGCGTTATGAAAATTACAACAAGAATAGAACTCGGTCGTGA
- the LOC112791149 gene encoding uncharacterized WD repeat-containing protein C17D11.16 isoform X3, whose translation MMKMKDDDDSEELEDMIINPTDSVIVCARTEDDLSLLEVHILEDAGTSEMNMYVHHDIIIPAFPLSTAWLDCLQGREKGNFLAVGSMEPSIEIWDLDVIDAVQPCMVLGGISEKKKKGKKKSIKYKDDSHTDSVLGLAWNKKIRNVLASASADKRVKIWDVATGKCESTMEHHSDKVQAVAWNHHEPKILLSGSFDHTVILRDGRMPSHPGYKWSVTADVESLAWDPHTNHDFVASLEDGTVKCFDVRTAMSESTSDLSSTFTLHAHDKAVTSVSYNVSAPNLLATGSMDKTVKLWDLSNNQPSVVASKNSNAGAVFSISFSEDNPFVLAIGGSEGKLQVWDTLSESAVSRRYENYNKNRTRS comes from the exons atgatgaagatgaag GATGATGATGACTCTGAGGAACTCGAAGACATGATTATTAATCCAACTGATTCCGTCATTGTTTGTGCTCGTACTGAGGATGATCTCAGTCTTCTCGAG GTTCATATACTTGAGGACGCCGGTACTAGTGAGATGAACATGTATGTCCATCATGATATCATAATTCCTGCATTTCCACTATCCACAGCGTGGCTTGACTGCCTTCAAGGAAGAGAGAAAG GAAACTTCTTAGCTGTTGGTTCAATGGAACCGTCAATAGAAATTTGGGACCTTGATGTT ATTGATGCAGTGCAGCCATGCATGGTTTTAGGTGGCAtttcagagaaaaagaagaaggggaagaag AAATCAATCAAATACAAAGATGACAGTCACACTGACTCTGTACTTGGTCTTGCCTGGAACAAAAAGATCAG GAATGTACTTGCTAGTGCCAGTGCTGACAAGCGAGTCAAGATTTGGGATGTGGCTACTGGGAAGTGTGAGAGTACAATGGAGCATCACTCAGACAAG GTTCAAGCAGTTGCTTGGAATCATCATGAACCAAAAATTCTTCTTAGTGGTTCATTTGATCATACTGTGATCCTG AGGGATGGAAGGATGCCATCCCATCCTGGTTATAAGTGGTCAGTCACAGCTGATGTCGAGAGCTTGGCCTGGGATCCACACACTAACCACGATTTTGTG GCGAGTCTCGAGGATGGTACTGTCAAGTGTTTTGATGTTCGGACCGCAATGTCTGAATCCACATCTGATCTAAGTTCTACATTTACTCTTCATGCACATGACAAAGCTGTTACCTCAGTATCCTATAATGTGTCAGCACCTAAT CTACTTGCTACTGGATCGATGGACAAAACG GTAAAGCTTTGGGATTTATCGAACAACCAACCATCTGTTGTGGCATCTAAAAACTCCAATGCT GGAGCTGTATTTTCTATTTCGTTTTCAGAGGACAACCCCTTTGTGTTGGCTATAGGAGGCTCAGAGGGAAAATTGCAA GTTTGGGACACTTTATCTGAGTCTGCTGTCTCTCGGCGTTATGAAAATTACAACAAGAATAGAACTCGGTCGTGA